One Candidatus Melainabacteria bacterium DNA segment encodes these proteins:
- a CDS encoding ATP-binding protein, with amino-acid sequence MTILKGIPKRIVIIGSAGTGKTTLFEALQKKIKLKPIKEQARVVCKELGYRNIYEIEDPNKFRLLVLERQIKLEEKLKQFISDRSCIDCWIHWVRWSYGIHKTFESEKYFKTAFLQSLKYSHIIYLPRLITSKEDGFRWNNEDYQNQIDRLFKATLLKWQLMNRTYIIRSSNLKERVKEVLDFS; translated from the coding sequence ATGACAATTTTAAAGGGTATCCCTAAAAGGATAGTAATAATAGGATCTGCTGGTACAGGAAAAACCACATTATTTGAAGCACTGCAAAAAAAAATTAAATTAAAACCTATTAAAGAACAAGCAAGAGTTGTATGTAAAGAACTTGGTTACAGAAATATTTATGAAATAGAAGATCCAAACAAGTTTAGACTTTTAGTACTTGAAAGACAAATAAAATTAGAAGAAAAATTAAAACAGTTTATTTCAGATAGATCGTGTATTGATTGTTGGATTCATTGGGTGAGGTGGAGTTATGGTATACATAAAACATTTGAATCTGAAAAATATTTTAAGACTGCTTTTCTCCAGTCACTAAAATATTCTCATATAATTTATCTTCCACGGTTAATAACTTCTAAGGAAGATGGTTTTAGATGGAATAATGAAGATTATCAAAATCAGATAGACAGACTATTTAAAGCAACTCTTTTGAAATGGCAGTTAATGAATAGAACTTATATTATAAGATCATCAAATTTAAAAGAAAGAGTTAAAGAAGTCTTAGATTTCAGCTAA
- a CDS encoding DUF4330 domain-containing protein, whose product MKSKINILDLLLVLTVAFSVSGYLFSKAEKVGINKVIEDKENIAIEVLLADVSSLNGNFFKANEEAAITIRNRPYTKLKIIKVEEKKKLITIPDFKGSYKVVEDPARINIRDCHVTLADTALKTKDGYVVGGNKIKIGNQIELEGFNYRLSGKVINVYPISNY is encoded by the coding sequence ATGAAAAGTAAAATAAATATTTTAGATCTTTTGTTAGTATTAACGGTTGCTTTTAGTGTTTCTGGGTACTTATTTTCAAAAGCTGAAAAAGTTGGCATAAATAAAGTTATTGAAGACAAAGAAAACATTGCAATTGAAGTGCTTCTCGCAGATGTTTCTTCTCTTAATGGTAATTTTTTTAAAGCTAATGAAGAAGCTGCAATAACCATTAGAAATAGACCATATACAAAATTAAAAATAATTAAAGTAGAAGAAAAGAAAAAACTTATTACAATTCCAGATTTTAAAGGTTCTTATAAGGTGGTAGAAGATCCTGCTCGAATTAATATAAGAGACTGCCATGTTACTTTAGCTGATACTGCTTTAAAAACAAAAGATGGCTATGTAGTAGGAGGAAATAAGATTAAAATTGGAAATCAAATTGAACTTGAAGGTTTTAATTACAGGCTAAGTGGAAAAGTAATAAATGTCTATCCCATCTCTAATTATTAA
- a CDS encoding alpha/beta fold hydrolase has product MLHDGYFEKVYYRFWETKSAKANLFAIHGLGGHCLWFDNAANLLNQNNINLFSFDLPGFGQSKYPKGTIESYKDWINITKDILERFLNDFNITKPVFILGHSLGALIAMILTKKVKANGWILSVPGFEGHYKTWPLFNFIIPVIFKSIVKPNENIFLPFGPELLTQNKETELKVKQDPLRVINVKANIYLQVYLLTLASKNSFKYLDQPVLMLIAGKDMVCSTAVMEDFFNKIKSKNKCKKIYTNSFHDLFIEDELNQIVDDIVQWIDQRDNPEGKLEN; this is encoded by the coding sequence ATGCTACATGATGGATATTTTGAGAAAGTTTATTATAGGTTTTGGGAAACAAAATCAGCTAAAGCAAATTTGTTTGCTATACATGGATTAGGTGGACACTGTTTATGGTTTGATAATGCAGCTAACTTATTAAATCAGAATAATATAAATTTATTTTCATTTGATTTACCTGGTTTTGGTCAAAGCAAATATCCAAAAGGGACTATTGAAAGTTACAAAGACTGGATTAACATAACAAAAGATATATTAGAAAGATTTTTAAATGATTTTAATATAACAAAACCAGTATTTATTCTTGGTCATAGCTTAGGTGCATTAATTGCAATGATCCTCACTAAAAAAGTAAAAGCAAATGGTTGGATACTTTCAGTCCCAGGTTTTGAAGGACACTATAAGACTTGGCCATTATTTAACTTTATAATTCCAGTAATTTTTAAATCAATAGTTAAACCAAATGAAAATATTTTTTTGCCATTTGGACCAGAGTTGCTTACACAAAATAAAGAAACCGAGTTAAAAGTTAAACAAGATCCATTAAGAGTAATTAATGTAAAAGCAAACATATATCTTCAAGTATATTTATTAACTCTGGCAAGCAAAAATAGTTTCAAATATTTAGATCAACCTGTACTTATGTTAATAGCTGGCAAGGATATGGTTTGCTCAACAGCTGTTATGGAAGACTTTTTTAACAAAATAAAATCAAAAAACAAATGTAAGAAGATTTATACAAATTCATTCCATGACTTATTTATAGAAGATGAACTCAATCAAATAGTTGATGATATTGTTCAGTGGATAGATCAAAGGGATAACCCTGAGGGGAAACTAGAAAATTAG